A stretch of the Mycobacteroides immunogenum genome encodes the following:
- the argC gene encoding N-acetyl-gamma-glutamyl-phosphate reductase: MTTGFSVAVAGASGYAGGELLRLLLAHPAYAAGRLRIGVLTAGSNAGSGLIEHHPNLTPLADHKLQPTDPALLRGHDVVFLALPHGSSAKIAEELGPQTLIIDCGADFRLTDAAAWERYYGSQHAGSWPYGLPELPGGRDVLHGTKRVAVPGCYPTAALLALSPAVAAGLVEPSVTVVAVSGTTGAGRAPKADLLASEVMGSARAYNIAGAHRHTPEIAQGLKHPSGKPVSVSFTPVLIPMPRGILATCTAPTTATLAEIRGAYEEAYGTEEFIHVLPEGQLPTTKAVAGSNAAHIGLAVDPDAGVLVAIAAIDNLVKGTAGAAIQSMNLALGWPEADGLSIVGVAP; encoded by the coding sequence ATGACTACTGGGTTCTCGGTCGCGGTCGCCGGTGCCAGCGGATATGCGGGCGGCGAGTTGTTGCGCCTGCTGCTGGCGCACCCGGCATACGCCGCGGGCCGTCTTCGTATTGGAGTGCTGACCGCCGGTTCCAATGCCGGAAGTGGCCTCATCGAGCATCACCCAAATTTGACGCCGCTGGCTGACCATAAGTTACAGCCGACCGATCCCGCGCTGCTGCGTGGTCATGACGTGGTGTTCCTTGCTCTACCTCATGGTTCCTCGGCAAAGATTGCCGAAGAACTTGGCCCGCAGACCCTCATCATCGACTGCGGCGCCGACTTCCGGCTGACCGATGCCGCGGCGTGGGAGCGCTACTACGGGTCGCAACATGCGGGAAGTTGGCCGTACGGGCTGCCGGAGCTGCCGGGTGGGCGTGACGTACTGCACGGCACCAAGCGGGTGGCGGTGCCGGGCTGTTATCCGACGGCCGCCCTGCTCGCACTGTCGCCCGCGGTGGCCGCGGGTTTGGTGGAACCGTCGGTCACCGTGGTGGCGGTGAGCGGCACCACCGGCGCGGGACGGGCTCCCAAGGCGGACCTGCTTGCCTCCGAGGTGATGGGGTCGGCCCGCGCGTACAACATCGCCGGGGCGCACCGGCACACTCCGGAGATCGCCCAAGGGCTCAAGCACCCGTCGGGCAAGCCGGTAAGTGTCTCGTTTACCCCGGTACTCATTCCGATGCCCCGGGGCATCCTCGCGACCTGCACGGCGCCCACCACGGCCACCCTTGCCGAGATTCGTGGTGCCTACGAAGAGGCTTATGGCACTGAAGAATTCATTCATGTGCTGCCCGAAGGACAGCTGCCCACCACCAAAGCGGTGGCAGGCAGTAACGCGGCACATATCGGGCTTGCCGTGGACCCTGACGCCGGTGTGCTGGTCGCCATCGCGGCCATCGACAACTTGGTGAAGGGCACCGCCGGCGCCGCGATCCAGTCCATGAACCTTGCGCTCGGCTGGCCCGAAGCCGACGGCCTTTCCATTGTGGGGGTAGCACCATGA
- the argJ gene encoding bifunctional glutamate N-acetyltransferase/amino-acid acetyltransferase ArgJ, protein MTNDVVASPLVRTQGVTAPAGFKAAGISAGIKASGKADLALVFNEGPDYAAAGVFTRNKVKAAPVLWSQQVLTTGRLRAVILNSGGANACTGPQGFQDSHATAEEVAKTLSDWGTETGAIEVAVCSTGLIGDRLPMNKVLAGVQEIVHELAGGLGGGTDAAHAIMTTDTVPKEVALHHKAGWTVGAMGKGAGMLAPSLATMLVVITTDAVVPAEQLESALRAATTRTFDRLDVDGSCSTNDTVLLLASGASEMTPDAEEFAQAVLRVCDDLAAQLQADAEGVTKRVLITVTGAASEDDAVATARVVARDSLVKTALFGSDPNWGRVLAAVGMAPIELDPDRVTVSFNGNLVCANCTGLPSARDIDLSGPDVEVLIDLGAGERSATIRTTDLSHAYVEENSAYSS, encoded by the coding sequence ATGACCAATGACGTTGTCGCTTCACCGCTCGTACGTACCCAGGGCGTCACGGCGCCCGCGGGCTTCAAGGCCGCCGGAATCAGCGCGGGCATCAAGGCGTCCGGGAAGGCGGACCTCGCCTTGGTGTTCAACGAGGGCCCCGACTACGCCGCGGCCGGTGTCTTCACCCGTAACAAGGTGAAAGCCGCTCCGGTGCTCTGGTCGCAGCAGGTGCTCACCACGGGCCGTCTGCGTGCGGTGATTCTCAATTCGGGTGGCGCCAATGCCTGTACCGGCCCACAGGGATTCCAGGACAGTCACGCCACCGCCGAAGAAGTCGCCAAGACCTTGAGTGACTGGGGCACGGAAACCGGTGCCATCGAGGTGGCGGTGTGTTCCACCGGCTTGATCGGTGACCGGCTGCCGATGAACAAGGTGCTGGCCGGGGTGCAGGAGATCGTGCACGAATTGGCCGGCGGCCTGGGCGGCGGAACCGATGCCGCGCACGCCATCATGACCACCGACACCGTGCCCAAAGAAGTGGCGCTGCATCACAAAGCGGGCTGGACGGTCGGCGCCATGGGCAAGGGTGCGGGCATGCTTGCCCCGTCCCTTGCCACCATGCTCGTGGTCATCACGACCGATGCCGTCGTACCGGCCGAGCAGCTGGAATCGGCGCTTCGTGCTGCCACCACACGCACCTTCGATCGGCTCGATGTCGACGGCAGTTGTTCGACCAATGACACCGTACTGCTGTTGGCCTCCGGGGCCAGCGAGATGACCCCGGACGCAGAGGAATTCGCGCAAGCCGTGCTTCGGGTGTGTGACGATCTCGCGGCACAGTTGCAGGCCGATGCGGAGGGCGTCACCAAACGGGTACTGATCACCGTCACCGGTGCCGCCAGTGAGGACGACGCGGTAGCCACCGCCCGGGTAGTCGCCCGCGACAGCCTGGTGAAAACGGCTCTGTTCGGTTCCGACCCCAACTGGGGCCGGGTCTTGGCCGCAGTCGGCATGGCCCCGATCGAGCTCGACCCAGATCGGGTCACGGTGTCGTTCAACGGAAATCTTGTGTGCGCCAACTGCACCGGCCTGCCCAGTGCCCGGGACATCGATCTGTCGGGGCCGGATGTCGAGGTGCTCATCGACCTTGGCGCCGGAGAGAGGTCGGCGACCATCCGCACCACGGACCTGTCGCACGCTTATGTCGAAGAGAACTCGGCGTACAGCTCGTGA